GGCGATGTATATAATGCCTTCGTTGTTGCAACGAGTCGGAGTCGGAGATGGTCACCGGGAGGGAGGTGGAGTGCCTCTCGGACGCGGTCGGATTACAACGATGTACGTACATAATATACGTACTACTGAAAAAAGCGTACAGTGTCACGTATAGAGAAGTACGTTACGTACGTATATGCGTGGTGGAAGTAACTACGCAGTGCAACGTATTACAGTGCCACGCATGTTCTTCTGCTACCTAACCTAAGCCTGCCGCGTGCGCGTCATCCTCCACTCGTTCATCTCGGCGGCCGCGGCCACCGCGTCGGCCACGCCCttgcctcccccaccacctcccgcAGGGGCGTTGCGGTTCGCAGCTGTGGCCACCGCAACGGCGTCCTCCCTCGTGGCTACCTTGTTGGCCGGGAGCACCGCCGCGGCGCTGCCCAGCACGTCCCTCAGCCGGACCTTCTCCTCCTCTGCGAGGCCGGGCCTCATGTTGGTCTCCGCGGCCTGCTGCGCCGCGGCCGCCACACCGCCGGGGATGAGGCCGCCCAGCCCCGTCGCACGCGTCTCGGCGGCCTGCACCGCAGCCGCGTCCGCGAGGTCCACCGGCCTCTCGCCCGCCGACGTCTGCGCCGCGGCCTGCAGAGCTTCGCCGATGGTCACCGCGTCCGTCGCCTCCTCCACCCCGGCGCCCGGCACCGGCACCGTGAACTGCGCCATCACCTGCATGCATGCATATTGCGTGCGTGTCACGCGCGTACGGGCATCACGTCGCCGTGCAAGTTCATGGAGCGCACGCGCATGGATGCATGCATACGAGGAGTATATAGACGCGCGGTTGTTACCTGGCCGCCTGCGGTGGCGGTGACGACGCGTCTCCCGGCGTGCGGTTCGTCGGTCTCAGTGACCCGGAGATCGCCGCGTCGGCCATCTTGTTTCTGCTGCTGATCATCATGGGTGGCGAGGACCTCGTCGCGCTGGCGGCGCGCGTcgtgggcggcggcggagggcgggtaGACGTCGCCGGTGCGGACGGGCTGGGACTGGTCGCTCATGGCCGGCGTCGGCCTCGCTCGATCGATCTCGGGCAATCCGCGGGAGAGTTAACCGGGGAAGGCTGCTGCTTTGGCTAGCTAGCTTGGCTAGTTACCAACCCATTTGCGTCGCCGGGAATAAATGGTGACGACGAGAGCAGACGGGTAGAGCGGTGCGATTTGGCGTTGCATGTGTGAGCTTGCCACGTGAGCTCCTCTGCGACGACACCTgcaaagtagaaagacaggagaacGACACCTGGAACGGCACCTCTCCGCTGCACCGCACGTAGGCGGCACCGGTCTGtagtgttagaataaatccgaggcataccgccGATTATCCGAGGactaagcaatcacacgagcacaacaccaagatttgttaacgaggttcaccgatatgggtgtctttttttagcatcagtacagacacaggtgctcatatacacgcgcatacactcacccctatgaacgcacacacgtacACCCTACCCCtaagagcacctccgagagactgagccggcatatcatcttgagatttacgaagccatcgtaggcgcctcgtcgtcgacgggaacgtctcctcctactgaaagcgcatcgccgaaaaatcctgaaataaattcagaaataatgcgagcaccaggatttgaaccccgaTGGGttagggataccactgtccacctaaccaactcaaccacaggttgattcgctacGCGGCACCGGTCTGTAGTGTGGGTGAGGCGTGCTCCTATTTTTTACACCGTACAATTGAAAAGACTACTACCaccgtcgtggtttattagtccctaaCTCCCTATGAATTCTGTGTCAAATTTTAATCttaaatttaactaataaaatgttattgCGTGTCAtaaaaaataatataagtaaaaactatgttcaaatacaagcacaacgatataatttttggtgacatgtatTCATATTTTGTTTGTTAAACTTTTAGTCAAAATTCGACGCAAAATACAAAAAAGGCTacaaaccaggacgaaggtagtaagACATACAAAAATGCCAAATAAAGGCCAAATTTGAAAATTGAAAATTtaagtttttatttttttgaaaagaaaTAATATATGCTGTACCTAGAGACATCATGTACATGTCTGTAAATTTTCAGGAAGAAATTGGTAAAAATGAGAGCTACATAGAGAATACAAAGCACTATTCATTCTTAAAGTCCATGTACTTGTTCTTTTGGGCAGCTCGCATTTGAAGGTATTTCGTCCTAATTTTTTATACATTACATCCTTACATGTATGTACAATTTCTTCCAGGATATTTTGAATTGAAatgtttgaatttttcaaaaagttTGAAATTTTCAGCCTCCATTACTCGGCCTTCAAAGCGCCCTGCTCTAAGACATATCTATTTCAGGCCAGGATGTTTTACTTATGTGAAAAAACTAAAATCTATTATTCGTTTAAGACTACCCACAATGAGAGTAACTTCAGCAATAACATAAGGTCTaactcaacaaatttgcttatgtgataATGATTTAATGAGAAAAAAAATGAATTGAGTAAAATAGCTAGTTACTCAtactatgagtaacatcacacatacgaGCAGATACACGTACAAGCAGACCAAACGAGCCAATCTTTCAAGTGTACATCGGCTGAGTTGGGCCGGTTGTGTTTTAACTTTTTTATA
Above is a window of Triticum dicoccoides isolate Atlit2015 ecotype Zavitan chromosome 5B, WEW_v2.0, whole genome shotgun sequence DNA encoding:
- the LOC119305042 gene encoding late embryogenesis abundant protein D-34-like; amino-acid sequence: MSDQSQPVRTGDVYPPSAAAHDARRQRDEVLATHDDQQQKQDGRRGDLRVTETDEPHAGRRVVTATAGGQVMAQFTVPVPGAGVEEATDAVTIGEALQAAAQTSAGERPVDLADAAAVQAAETRATGLGGLIPGGVAAAAQQAAETNMRPGLAEEEKVRLRDVLGSAAAVLPANKVATREDAVAVATAANRNAPAGGGGGGKGVADAVAAAAEMNEWRMTRTRQA